One window of the Corynebacterium glutamicum ATCC 13032 genome contains the following:
- a CDS encoding PTS sugar transporter subunit IIA translates to MFVLKDLLKAERIELDRTVTDWREGIRAAGVLLEKTNSIDSAYTDAMIASVEEKGPYIVVAPGFAFAHARPSRAVRETAMSWVRLASPVSFGHSKNDPVNLIVALAAKDATAHTQAMAALAKALGKYRKDLDEAQSPEEIQAILEKAAAPAKQKAPAVAPAVTPTDAPAASVQSKTHDKILTVCGNGLGTSLFLKNTLEQVFDTWGWGPYMTVEATDTISAKGKAKEADLIMTSGEIARTLGDVGIPVHVINDFTSTDEIDAALRERYDI, encoded by the coding sequence ATGTTTGTACTCAAAGATCTGCTAAAGGCAGAACGCATAGAACTCGACCGCACGGTCACCGATTGGCGTGAAGGCATCCGCGCCGCAGGTGTACTCCTAGAAAAGACAAACAGCATTGATTCCGCCTACACCGATGCCATGATCGCCAGCGTGGAAGAAAAAGGCCCCTACATTGTGGTCGCTCCAGGTTTCGCTTTCGCGCACGCCCGCCCCAGCAGAGCAGTCCGCGAGACCGCTATGTCGTGGGTGCGCCTGGCCTCCCCTGTTTCCTTCGGTCACAGTAAGAATGATCCCGTCAATCTCATCGTTGCTCTCGCTGCCAAAGATGCCACCGCACATACCCAAGCGATGGCGGCATTGGCTAAAGCTTTAGGAAAATACCGAAAGGATCTCGACGAGGCACAAAGTCCCGAGGAGATCCAAGCAATCTTAGAGAAGGCAGCAGCGCCGGCGAAGCAGAAGGCTCCTGCTGTGGCTCCTGCTGTAACACCCACTGACGCTCCTGCAGCCTCAGTCCAATCCAAAACCCACGACAAGATCCTCACCGTCTGTGGCAACGGCTTGGGTACCTCCCTCTTCCTCAAAAACACCCTTGAGCAAGTTTTCGACACCTGGGGTTGGGGTCCATACATGACGGTGGAGGCAACCGACACTATCTCCGCCAAGGGCAAAGCCAAGGAAGCTGATCTCATCATGACCTCTGGTGAAATCGCCCGCACGTTGGGTGATGTTGGAATCCCGGTTCACGTGATCAATGACTTCACGAGCACCGATGAAATCGATGCTGCGCTTCGTGAACGCTACGACATCTAA
- a CDS encoding ABC transporter ATP-binding protein encodes MNTPAVQVQNLSLSFGSFTAVNGLSLTVEQGSIHGFLGPNGAGKSTTIRALIGVLKPQTGSVAILGQDPVAHPDVLRRVGYVPGDATLWDNLTGAEVFRALESLRKTPSNRALENELIDAFQLDPSKKIREYSTGNRRKVSLIAALSHEPELLIVDEPTAGLDPIMEQVFVTYVRKARTNGASVLLSSHILSEVEQLCDYVTVLKEGRAVASNEVSYLRKISAHRITATIPAVPQHLAGRGEVDFDAGHLSITCDASEVPDILRIIIDAGGQDIISTAASLEEIFLRHYGETVSGSESKASQ; translated from the coding sequence ATGAACACTCCGGCAGTTCAGGTTCAAAATCTAAGTTTGAGTTTTGGGTCGTTCACAGCTGTCAACGGCCTCAGCCTCACGGTGGAGCAGGGGAGCATTCACGGCTTCCTCGGCCCCAACGGTGCAGGAAAGTCAACAACCATCAGGGCACTCATTGGAGTGCTAAAACCCCAAACAGGTTCAGTCGCTATTCTCGGCCAAGATCCTGTTGCTCACCCCGATGTCCTTCGAAGAGTTGGCTACGTTCCAGGAGATGCCACACTGTGGGACAACCTCACTGGGGCGGAAGTTTTCAGGGCGCTCGAATCACTCCGCAAGACTCCATCCAACCGAGCTCTAGAAAACGAGCTCATTGACGCCTTCCAATTGGATCCCTCGAAGAAGATCCGCGAATACTCGACAGGTAACAGAAGGAAAGTCAGTCTCATCGCGGCGCTCAGTCATGAGCCCGAGCTCCTCATCGTTGACGAGCCCACCGCAGGCTTGGATCCCATCATGGAGCAAGTCTTTGTCACCTATGTCCGCAAGGCACGAACCAACGGCGCGTCCGTGTTACTCAGCAGCCACATTCTCAGTGAGGTGGAGCAGCTGTGTGATTACGTCACGGTCCTTAAAGAGGGGCGAGCAGTTGCATCTAATGAGGTGAGCTATCTGAGGAAGATCTCCGCTCACCGCATTACTGCCACGATTCCGGCGGTACCTCAACACCTTGCTGGCAGGGGAGAAGTGGATTTCGATGCTGGCCATCTCAGCATCACCTGCGATGCCTCCGAGGTTCCCGATATTTTGCGCATCATCATCGACGCTGGCGGCCAGGACATCATCAGCACCGCGGCGTCGCTGGAGGAGATCTTCTTGCGTCACTATGGAGAAACCGTGAGTGGTTCAGAAAGCAAGGCATCACAATGA